The genomic stretch GCGTGGGCGGGTCCTCCACCCGCCTCACTGCAAGCGCTGCGGATGTTCGGGAAGGGTGCCCACCTCCAGCGCCGTCTCCACCGAGGTCAACAGCAGCCGCAGGCCCAGGTAGATGAGGTCCACGTCGGCCACCGAAATCACCAGGTCACCGCTGATGACCACGCCCTTGTTGAGCACCCGGTCCAGCAACTCCAACACCGAGGCGCGCTCCTGCTGTGCCTCGGGTGTCGTCGCCTGCCCGTTCATCTGTTCTCACCTCCAGGGCCTGTTTTAGGAGTCGCAGGCCCTGCCCCTTCCTGTGCTTCCTTCAACGCGTCCAGGCGGTCGAGCAGCTGCGACTCCTGCTCGTCGAACTGCTCCTCCGTGATCTCGCCGCGCTCGAGCTCCCGGTACAGGTCGCTCAGGCGGGTGCGGAGGTCGGTCTGCTCCTTGGCCTGTTCGTCCTGCACGGCCTTGTGCACCGAGCGGAAGATCCACGAGATGCTCCGGGCAGGGGCCATCAGGATGTCGTCCAGGATGATCAAGGTGCCCCCTGCGCTGCCTCTTCCACCTCTTCGAAGTGGATTCGCAGCTGGGTGAAGTTGTACGGCGGCCAGGGGCCGGTCACGTCCACCTGGAAGTTCTCGGGCAGCGTCGCGCCCAGCTTCTCCACGGTCGCGTTGAAGGCGTCGACCTTCTTTTGTGGCACCAGCGCGGCCAGATTCACCACCTCCGACTCATTGCGCGGCTCGTTGACCACGGTCTGCCTGGCCACGGACTCGATTCCATCGAGCACCTTGTCGGCGGTCGCCTCACGGAAGCCGTTGAGCAGGTCGACGAAGTACTTCCCCAGCTCGATCTTCTCTTCGCGCGACGGTTCCCCCTCGCGGTAGAGGTCGTCCCGCATCGCCTTGAGCTCGGGGAAGGCGTTGACGTAGTACCCGAACGCATTGGGGGCGCTCAGCCGGATCCGAAGGCCCATCTCCACATTCCCACTCACCGCACGGAGTTGCGTGAGGAAGTCGTTCGCGTGCTCGGCCAGCAGGTTCCGGACCTCCCGTTCGCTGCCGGCAATGATGCCGAACGCGACCGGCAGCATCGGCGCCTGGTCCATCACCTGGCCCAGCACTGCGCTGTGGGTGCTGAGGTGTTTACGCTCCGGCCGAAGCGACTGCTGCTCGATATTGCTGACGATGGCCGCCAGCTTTCCGGACGTCACCGGGTGCACGTCTGCCCCCTGGATGCCGGGAGTGTCGAGGTTCAGCGAGTCGACCACCTCTATCGGAACCACCGCGTACAGGTAGCGTCCCTCCGGGGTGGACTTCTCGTGTCGAGTCTTGGCGCGTGGCATGACGTTGTCCTGTCCTGTTCAGGTGGAGGTTCAGACCGCGACAGGCGCAGCCGCAGCGGCGGTGAGGCCGATGGCGTCGGCGTACTTGAGGTAGGTCTCGATCGAAGCGATCACGACGCGTGCCTCGATAGAGAGCACCTCGATGCCGACCAGCGAGACCTTCACCCAGGCATCGACCACGATTCCCTTGTCCAGGATCCGGTCGATGACGTCGGCCGTCGAGGACGTCCCGGTAGAAGTTGAGACGTTTGCCATGACGTATTCATCCTTTCTCTTGGAGGTGCTCCAGCTCGGCGAGGGCTGCGACGGCAGGCTTTGCCAGGTCTGCCACGAAGCCGTAGGGGGGCCACGGGCCGCTGCACATCACATTGCCGGGGCAGTCTTTCTGGAAGCGAAGGAAGGCCCGCCGGAACTCGGCGAGCTTGGGGCGCTCCACCAGGAAGGCCATGGAGAGCAGCTGCCCGTCTGGGCGAGCGGCATGGTCCCAGGTGCAGCGGACGAACAGCCCGGAGAAGGCCGCCTGCGCCCGCTCCGCCACGCGCCGGGCAGCGCGGTCCACACGTGTCTGCTGCGCGTAGAAGCGACGCCGGTTGTCCAGGTAGGCCCGTCCGCGGGTCTGGGCGTCCGCCTCGGTGGGCGCCCCTGTCTGCGCCGGGGGCTCGGCCACGTCCGACTCCTGGAACAGGATGCGCAGACCCATCTCGTCACAGCCCTCCACCTGGGCCAGCGCGTCCGAGAACGGCCGCTCGTAGCGGTGCAGGAACTCCACCACCTGTTCGGGGTGATGGACGAAGCAGCCGTAGCGCATGGGCAACACCGCCAGTCGGCGGTGCAGCTGCTCGACCACCCGGGCGTACTCCAGCGCCTGCTCGATGCCGGCCGAGGAGGCCAGCTCCTCCGCCACCGGCGAGATGGCCGCAGCCAGGTGGCCGTGCTTCACCGCCATCAGCGGCGCCTGGTTCAGCCCCGGCGGCAGCGCCTCATTCGCTGCCTGCCGTGCGTCCAGGATGCCGTACACGATTGACTTCACGGCCGCTCCTCCAGGCTGGGGCAGAAGCTGTAGGGAGGCCAGGGGCCGGTCGCCTCTACCGTCAACCCCTGCGCCTGGTACCGGGCCGCGAGCTGCTGCACGCGCTGGGTGAACCGCTGCACCTGCCCGGAGTGCACCAGGAACGCGGAGTTCAGCACCATGTCGTCCTGCCGGCCCGAGAGCCCGCGATCTGCCAGGCGCAGGGGTTTCACCGAGATCGCCCCCGGGGCGAGCTCCTCGCGGATGTGGGCCGCCAGGCGCTGTCCCTCGTTGCGGCTGCGCTCGTCGAGCTCGCGCTGCAGCTTCTTCTCGTGGAAGTAGCGCGCGCCGGGAGTCTCGGGGAGGTGCTGGAGGCGCTGTCGGAACTCGGGCGCTCGCTCCAGATGAGCGCGCAGGCGCTGGGCGTTGGCGTAGACCTTGACTGCCCATTCCTCCTTGTCGGCGATGTCGTCGAGGAATCTGGAGATCTCCTGCCGGTGGGCGTCGACCACCTCGGACAGCGCTCGCGGTGAGGAGAAGATCGCCCCGAAGCTCACCGGAAGCACCGGCGAGGACTGCATCACCTCCTCGAGCACGCGCTCGTGCCTGACCGCCCGGGGGGCCACCCACTCAAGGTCCTGGGTGTGGTCCGCACCCTCCGGCCCCAGGAACTCCTCCATCGAGAGAGGACTGCAGATGGCGGCAAGGTTCCCCAGCTTCAGCGTCCGCACGTCGGCGGCGTCGCTGACACCGGGAACGGAGAAGCGCTCCACCGCCCCTGCCCGCGTGAAGCCATAGACGTACAGGGCCTGCTGGCCCTTGCGGCGCCCCTGCACATCGGGATTGCCGTGGGCTCTCATGGCCGGCGTGCCTCCTTGTGCCCACGGATCGCCTTGAGCAGGCTCTCGGATGTGATGACGAGGCGCTTTCCCTTGCCGCTGATGACGTGACGCACGGCATCCCAGGCGGCCTGGTTGCACACGGCCTGGATGTCGGCGCCGGAGAAGGACTCGCTGCGTGCAGCGAGCACGTCCAGGTCGAGGTTTTTCTCCACCGGCTTGTCGCGCAGGTGGACCTGGAAGATTTCGCGCCGCGCCTCGCGGTCCGGCAGAGGCACGTCGACGAGCAGGTCGAAGCGTCCCGGGCGCAGCAGCGCAGGGTCGAGCAGGTCCGCGCGGTTGGTGGCCGCGAGCACCAGCACGCCGGTCAGCTCCTCGATGCCATCCATCTCGGACAGGAACTGGCTGACGACCCTCTCTGTGACGCGCTCGTCCATCCCCCCGGCGGAGCGCGTCGGCACGAGCGAGTCGATCTCATCGAAGAAGATGATGCAGGGGGCCGCCTGACGGGCCTTCTGGAAGATCTCGCGCACCCCCCTCTCGGACTCCCCCACGAACTTGTTGAGCAGCGCCGGGCCCTTGACCGAGATGAAGTTGACCTGGCTCTCGTGGGCGGCGGCCTTGGCCATCAGCGTCTTGCCGCAGCCGGGAGGGCCGCTCAGCAGCACGCCCTTGGGGGGGCGGACCTTGGCCCGCGCGAACTCCTCGGGGTACCGGAGCGGCCACTCCACCGCCTCGATGAGCCGCTGCTTGAGCTGCCCCAGTCCGCCCACGTCCTTCCAGCCCACGTCTGGGGTCTCCACGAACACCTCGCGGATTGCCGATGGCCCCACCTCGTGCAGCGCCGCCTGGAAGTCGGCCATCGTCACCTGGACCTGCATCAGCTCGTCGTAGGGAATCTCGGCCGAGGCGAAGTCGATGTGGGGAATCAGCCGGCGCAGGCAGAGCATCGCCGCCTCGCGGCACAGGGCCTGGAGGTCTGCGCCTACGAAGCCATGCGTCACGGCCGCCAGATGGTCCAGGTCCACGTCCTCTGCCAGCGGCATGCCCCGGCTGTGGATGGCGAGGATCTCCTTGCGCGACGTGCGGTCGGGGATGGAGATGGCGATCTCGCGGTCGAACCGCCCCGGGCGGCGCAGCGCCGGGTCCAGCACATTGGGGATGTTGGTGGCAGCCAGCACGATGACGTGCCGGCGTTGGGCCAGGCCGTCCATCAGCGACAGCAGCTGCGCCACCACGCGCTTCTCCACCTCGCCCTGCACGTTCTCGCGCCGGGGAGCGATGGCGTCTATCTCGTCCACGAAGATGATGGCCGGGGCCCTGCGCTGGGCCTCGTCGAATATCTGCCGGAGGTGGGCCTCACTCTCTCCGTAGAACTTGTGCATGATCTCCGGGCCGGTGATGGTGAAGAACGCCGCCGCCGTCTCGTTGGCCACCGCCCGGGCGATCAGCGTCTTGCCGCAGCCCGGCGGGCCATACAGCAGCACCCCCTTGGGGGCGTCGATCCCGAGCCGCTCGAACACCTCCGGATTCCGCAGCGGCAGCTCCACGATCTCGCGGATGCGGCCCAGCTCCCGCTTCAGCCCACCCACGTCCTCGTAGCTGACGGTGCGCGCCCGCTCGTGCGTCACCTTCTCCTTCTCCGGCGCCTTGGCGACCTCCAACAGGGTGTTGGGGTGAATCACCACCGCCCCCACAGGAGCGGTCTCGACGACGCGGAAGTCGGCCGTGCGGCTGCCGAACAGCAGTGCCCGGACCCGGTCTCCCTTCACCACCGGCAGTCCGTCCAGCAGCGTGCCGATGTAGGCCAGGTCGCGCTGCGCGGGGGTGAACTCCAGGGGCGCCAGCACGACCTTCTCGGCGTGTCGGGCGGGGGCCAGGGTCAGCTTCACCGGCTCGTCCAACTGCACCCCGGTGTTGGCCCGGGTCACACCGTCAATCTGGAGGATTCCGCGCCCCCGGGCGTCCGGGTAGGAGGGCATCACCCTGGCCGCGCTGCGGCGCTTGCCGGACAGCGTGACGATGTCGCCGATCTGCGCCCCCAGCCGCTGCATGTCGGCGGGGTCCATGCGGGCGAGGCCACGGCCCAGGTCCTTGCCGAGGGACTCGGCGGCACGCAGCGTCTGCGTACGTTCCCGTGTCGCGACGGTCACGAGTGGCTCTCCTCCTGGGCGGTGAGGCGGATCTCGAGGACGCCGTTGCGGCAGCTGGTGTGCATCTGCCGGCGGGTGAAGCGCCTGGGGAGCAGGACCTCCTTGTGGTACTTGAGCGCCCCGTGCTCGGCATGCAGGGTCAGGATGTCTTCGCGGAGCTCCAGCGTGATGTCCTTGCGGTCGACACCTGGCAGCTCGGCCACCACCAGCACGTCCGGCCCCTCCTCGAAGACATCCACCAGGGGCTCGCGGATGGGGTGGACGACCGCCTTGCCGGTCTGGTGATCCTGGCGGATGTTCCCGAAGGGCTCCACGCGCGGAATGCCGCTCGGTTGACCGGGGGCGCCTCCTCCGATCCGCACGTTGAAGCCATAGACGCCCCTGTGCCCCTTGTCGGAGGCTCCGAATTCTCCGGAGCGTTGGAGCTGTTCGCCCTTCTCCGCGAGCTCCGCCAGTTTCGTGACGAGGGTGGTGATTCCTTCGAGGAACCCTCCACCGCTGATGCCGGTCTTCTCTGCCATTGCTCCACCTGTCGTGATTCAAAGCTCTGGCATCCCCCCCTCCATGCCCAGCGGCAAGACTCGAAGGTGGGGATTCCGCCCGCCCCATGCT from Myxococcus xanthus encodes the following:
- a CDS encoding gas vesicle protein — its product is MNGQATTPEAQQERASVLELLDRVLNKGVVISGDLVISVADVDLIYLGLRLLLTSVETALEVGTLPEHPQRLQ
- a CDS encoding gas vesicle protein GvpG produces the protein MIILDDILMAPARSISWIFRSVHKAVQDEQAKEQTDLRTRLSDLYRELERGEITEEQFDEQESQLLDRLDALKEAQEGAGPATPKTGPGGENR
- a CDS encoding GvpL/GvpF family gas vesicle protein gives rise to the protein MPRAKTRHEKSTPEGRYLYAVVPIEVVDSLNLDTPGIQGADVHPVTSGKLAAIVSNIEQQSLRPERKHLSTHSAVLGQVMDQAPMLPVAFGIIAGSEREVRNLLAEHANDFLTQLRAVSGNVEMGLRIRLSAPNAFGYYVNAFPELKAMRDDLYREGEPSREEKIELGKYFVDLLNGFREATADKVLDGIESVARQTVVNEPRNESEVVNLAALVPQKKVDAFNATVEKLGATLPENFQVDVTGPWPPYNFTQLRIHFEEVEEAAQGAP
- the gvpJ gene encoding gas vesicle protein GvpJ; translation: MANVSTSTGTSSTADVIDRILDKGIVVDAWVKVSLVGIEVLSIEARVVIASIETYLKYADAIGLTAAAAAPVAV
- a CDS encoding GvpL/GvpF family gas vesicle protein; translated protein: MKSIVYGILDARQAANEALPPGLNQAPLMAVKHGHLAAAISPVAEELASSAGIEQALEYARVVEQLHRRLAVLPMRYGCFVHHPEQVVEFLHRYERPFSDALAQVEGCDEMGLRILFQESDVAEPPAQTGAPTEADAQTRGRAYLDNRRRFYAQQTRVDRAARRVAERAQAAFSGLFVRCTWDHAARPDGQLLSMAFLVERPKLAEFRRAFLRFQKDCPGNVMCSGPWPPYGFVADLAKPAVAALAELEHLQEKG
- a CDS encoding GvpL/GvpF family gas vesicle protein, with translation MRAHGNPDVQGRRKGQQALYVYGFTRAGAVERFSVPGVSDAADVRTLKLGNLAAICSPLSMEEFLGPEGADHTQDLEWVAPRAVRHERVLEEVMQSSPVLPVSFGAIFSSPRALSEVVDAHRQEISRFLDDIADKEEWAVKVYANAQRLRAHLERAPEFRQRLQHLPETPGARYFHEKKLQRELDERSRNEGQRLAAHIREELAPGAISVKPLRLADRGLSGRQDDMVLNSAFLVHSGQVQRFTQRVQQLAARYQAQGLTVEATGPWPPYSFCPSLEERP
- a CDS encoding CDC48 family AAA ATPase; the protein is MTVATRERTQTLRAAESLGKDLGRGLARMDPADMQRLGAQIGDIVTLSGKRRSAARVMPSYPDARGRGILQIDGVTRANTGVQLDEPVKLTLAPARHAEKVVLAPLEFTPAQRDLAYIGTLLDGLPVVKGDRVRALLFGSRTADFRVVETAPVGAVVIHPNTLLEVAKAPEKEKVTHERARTVSYEDVGGLKRELGRIREIVELPLRNPEVFERLGIDAPKGVLLYGPPGCGKTLIARAVANETAAAFFTITGPEIMHKFYGESEAHLRQIFDEAQRRAPAIIFVDEIDAIAPRRENVQGEVEKRVVAQLLSLMDGLAQRRHVIVLAATNIPNVLDPALRRPGRFDREIAISIPDRTSRKEILAIHSRGMPLAEDVDLDHLAAVTHGFVGADLQALCREAAMLCLRRLIPHIDFASAEIPYDELMQVQVTMADFQAALHEVGPSAIREVFVETPDVGWKDVGGLGQLKQRLIEAVEWPLRYPEEFARAKVRPPKGVLLSGPPGCGKTLMAKAAAHESQVNFISVKGPALLNKFVGESERGVREIFQKARQAAPCIIFFDEIDSLVPTRSAGGMDERVTERVVSQFLSEMDGIEELTGVLVLAATNRADLLDPALLRPGRFDLLVDVPLPDREARREIFQVHLRDKPVEKNLDLDVLAARSESFSGADIQAVCNQAAWDAVRHVISGKGKRLVITSESLLKAIRGHKEARRP
- the hsp20 gene encoding archaeal heat shock protein Hsp20 — its product is MAEKTGISGGGFLEGITTLVTKLAELAEKGEQLQRSGEFGASDKGHRGVYGFNVRIGGGAPGQPSGIPRVEPFGNIRQDHQTGKAVVHPIREPLVDVFEEGPDVLVVAELPGVDRKDITLELREDILTLHAEHGALKYHKEVLLPRRFTRRQMHTSCRNGVLEIRLTAQEESHS